A stretch of DNA from Gimesia chilikensis:
CGACTACGGCAGCGATCAGTTCGCCATCCTCTCGATTGACTTCTTCCCACAGGGGGAGTCCTGTTTGCAGGTCAATACAGTGAATGTAGGGGGAGCCACTGGGGAGGTAGAAGACGCGGTTGCCGGAGATCACTGGGGCGCTCGTGAGTCCAGGGTGTCCGAAACTCACCGGGCGATAATAACGTTTCTGAGCGATCCGACGGGAGTTATCACCTTCACCGTAATAATAGCTCCAGAGCAGGTCGCCGTTTGTAGCATCCAACGCGACTACGGTGTCGATCTGCGTTGTACAGACAATGATCCCCTCACTAGAGGCCAGCGGTGCCTGTTGCCATGAACGTTCGCGATCTGAATAAATCGGCTGATCGACGTAAGCCAGACCCTGTTTCCAGAAAATCGAGCCGTCGTGTGGGTTAATACAGAGCACAGAGAGCTGGCTGTTATGCTCGGCGATTGCATACAGATAGTTTCCAACCGGTAGTGGCGCGCCGAGAAAATAATATCCGGAAATACTCCACAGTGGTTTCACCGGAAAGGTGGTTTCTGGTTGAGGATCCTCTGAAGGGGCCCGAATTGCAGTTAACCCATCGGCTGCAGTCGGCTTTCGTTTGACGGGGAGTGCTACCAGCCGATTGCCCTTTTGTGAGACCAGGGGGAAATGTGTCGTATTGCGACGCAGTCCCAGGTTTCTCTCGACCGGAGGGAGCTGGTCGGGAATGTAGTCCACGGCAAAAACTGCCTGACCGTTGCTGGAAAGCGTGCCGTAAATCGAGTTACAGGCATAGAATTTCTCCAGCGACAGATTTTGTGAATACGCGGCATGACCGGGCGTACGTTCGTCGACCTGATCGATCAACTGGTTGAGGCTGCCGGCACTCTGAAACAACCAGGCAGTCTCACCTGAATCGATATCGACGGCTCTGACCCCTTTAAAATCACGATAGATAATCAGATTATCGACCGCAATCGGAACATTCGCGACAGCGGTCGACTGGTTCTCACGCTGCTGCTTTCGCTCCCAATTAATCAGATACTCGAGTGCACGATATTTTTCAGTTCGCGCAATCGGCTGGCTCCAGTCGGCCTTAAAGTAAGGAACGCTCGATTCAACAGACTGGTTTCGTTGCGAGTTCCCCTGGGAGATCAACCAGCCACGATCAGCGGGGCTGCGGGGGCTGTTTTGCAGGTTCAGAGCGAGTCGTTCCATCGCCTGCGGTAATCGGTATGTCACGCCGCCCAGAGTAACCTCAGCTTTACTTTTACGGGACAGAATCCGCGTGACCTTTTTCGGTTGGTCTGATTGCTGGTAAGCAACTGCTGCTTTGAGAAAGTGAACTGGTTTCATGCGGGCCTGATGGATGCGGCTCTCCAGAAGCAGATCCCAGTAGCGTGAAGCAAACTCGAAATTCCCCTGCTCCAGATGCCGGGTCCCCAGATAATCGATGGCTTCAAATCCGGCCCGGAGGGGATAAAAGCGTAAGGCGACCTGTTCAAAGAGGCGCAGGTCGTCTGACTCTCGTGCCTGCTCCAGCATCCCATTGGCCTGAGGGCCTGAGATACGTTCATAATCGGCGAGGTCCCGGGGATTGGCAGTGGAAAGCAGTTCCCGAGTCCGTTTGCGAAAATTGAACGGGTGTTTTGCATCATCGGGCCAGAAAAAATAGTCTTCCTGATGGTCGAGCAGCTTTTCCAGCTGCAGGGCTCCCTCGGTGAATTCCCGTTCGTTGAATTTCTGTTCTGCACGTTCGAATTGCGTTCGCAGACTTCGATTCCGGTAGATCCGGTGAATCAAGGCTTCCCGATCTTCGGAGATCGCGTCGGGGTCAGGTTCGCTTTGTTCAGGAACGGCCTGTTCAGGAGGATCCAGAAACGCCAGCAGGAGCTGGCGGGCTGGTTCATCTTGTGAGAGAAGATACGTACAAGGCCCGATCAACAGGAGGGCGACTGCTGAAAGCAGTCTGGCAGTGACACTCTTCAGGGGAGAACGCCCTGAGAATGGAGGATTGATTCGTTTCATCCTGCAAATTCTCCTCGGGGGCAAAAACAGATGCCAGTGTCAAAGCGCGTCTGTGATTACAGATGACACCATTATAGCACAATCCTTTGAGTTACAGACAGACTACTTTCGAGGGTGTCGCCTCAGATTGCGGAAGAAAATGAACACAAATCACTGCGAGGGAAATAACTTAGGTTAGTTTATTGTTGAATTGACATTCATTTATGGAATGATTGAGAATAGAATGAATTGAACTGTGAGTTACTATGACATCTGGAAATTGCTGAGATCATTCCATGATCACGCCAATGTCGGGAGAGAGAAATCTAAATGCCGGAATCCAGTCGCTTGAGAAACAGACCATGTTCAATAAAGTTACTCCTCTGGGGGATTCTCCTCAGTTTCACTTTGGGCTTCACTGCAGAAGTCGATGCAGAAACGAAGACCCCTGCTAAGTCCCCTTCACAGCCTCCCGTGGATTTTACCCAGGAGATCCAACCACTGCTGGCAAAGCACTGTTATTCCTGCCATGGCCCTGATGTACAGGAAGGGGGGCTGCGGCTGGATCAAAGTGATGAAGCGTTCAAAAAACTGGAATCGGAAGCAACGGCAATTGTTCCCCGGCATCCGGAACAGAGTGAATTGATTGCCCGGATTTCCCCCCGGGATGATGGACTGCAGATGCCCCCGGAAGGAGAGCAGCTCAAGCCGGCCCAGGTGGAACTGCTGAAAAACTGGATCTCCCAGGGCGCAGAATGGAAAAAACACTGGGCCTTTGAGCCTCCCCGAAAGCAGGCACCACCCGCCACCCAGAACCAGGAATGGGTTCAAAATCCAATTGATGCGTTCATCCTGAGAAAACTGGAACAGAGGGGGCTCTCCCCTGCACCACCTGCAGACCGGGTCGCACTGATTCGTCGGGCATATTTTGATCTGACCGGGCTGCCTCCCACTCCCGAGGAAGTCGATCAGTTTGTCAACAATCCTGCTCCTGATGCCTACGAAAAATTAATTGACCACCTGCTGGCTTCACCTCATTACGGAGAACGCTGGGCGCGGCACTGGCTGGACCTGGTTCGCTATGCAGATACCAACAGTTATGAACGGGATGGTAACAAACCCAATGCCTGGCGATTCCGGGATTATGTCATCCGTTCCCTGAACGAAGACAAACCCTACGATCAGTTCATTAAAGAACAACTGGCAGGGGACGAACTGGATCAAGTGACTAATGATTCCATTATTGCCACAGGCTATTATCGTCTGGGGCTCTGGGATGATGAACCGGCTGACCCGCTGTTGAGTTACTACAATGAGCTGGATGATATCGTCACTACAACCAGTCAGGTGTTCCTCGGGCTGACACTGAACTGTGCCCGCTGTCACGAACATAAAATCGATCCGATTCCCCATGAAGACTATTACCGCTTTATGGCGTTTTTTCATGGTCTGAACTCATACGGAATTCGCTCCGATCAACTCTCTTTTAATCAAACCGATATCACGGGGACGAAGCTGGTAACCCGCTACGCAGAGCTCGACGAAAAACAGGGTGAGCTGAAGCAGAAAATGCGTGCGATTGAAGAGACTGGTATTAAAAAGATGTCGGGCGTCGATCAGCGGCGTTCTGAGACCAGGGAACGCAAAAAGTTACTGGAAGAAAAACTGGCGCAGTTCCTGGAGCCTGCTCAGATGCAGGACTATCAGAAGATGCAGGTGGAAATGCAGAAACTGAATGCGGAGCGGAAAAAACTGCCTCCCCGCAAGATGGCACTCAGCGTCAGACGCAGCCTCAAAGAACCCCGGGAAACCTTCGTTCTACTGCGGGGAAATCCGCACGTGAAAGGGGATCCGGTTCAGCCCGGTTTTCCCGAGATCTTCGGCGGTGAGCAGGCGACAATTCCCCAACCCTCGGCGGAGCAGAAAACCTCCGGTCGCAGACGCGTGTTGGCAGAGTGGATCGCTGACCAGGATAACCTGCTGACATCGCGGGTCATCGTGAACCGGATCTGGCAGCATCACTTTGGTCGAGGAATCGTGCAGTCACCCAATAACTTCGGACAGCTGGGGGTCCCGCCGACACATCCAGAGCTGCTGGACTGGCTCTCCCTGAAATTTAACGATGAGGGACAGCGGTTCAAAGCCTTGCACAAGCTGATCATGCTGTCAAATACCTATCAGATGTCCTCTCAATTCTCCGAAGAAGCGGCTGCCGTCGACCCGGCCAATGATCTGTTCTGGCGGTTCAATATGCGAAGATTGAGTGCGGAGGAAGTCCGCGACAGTATCCTGGCGGTCAATGGACGCTTGAATTCAAAAATGTATGGTCCGGGCTTTTATCCACAGATTTCTAAAGAGGTCATGCAGGGACAGTCAAAACCGGGACAGGGTTGGGGAGATTCGTCTGAAGAAGAACGGGCGCGGCGAAGTGTCTATATTTTCGTCAAACGTTCGCTGCTGACTCCCCTGCTCTTCAATTTTGACTTTGCCGACACCGACAGCAGTTGTGCAGTGCGGTTTGTGACGACCCAGCCGGCACAGGCTCTGGGGATGATTAACGGTGCATTCGTTAATAGCCAGGCGGAACACCTGACCGAACGACTGCTCAAGGATGCGGGACCGGAATACCCGGCGTTCGTAGCACGGGCAATTCGCCTCGCCTATGGTCGTCAGCCCCAGCCCGGTGAGGTGGATCGGGGAGTTCAACTTATTCAGAGCCTGATAGACAAACATCAGTTATCTGAGAGACAGGCCCGGGATTATTTCTGCCTGACGATCTTAAATCGCAATGAATTTGTTTATCTCGATTAAGATTTTGATACTACGATATTGATAAAACGGGTTTGAGAGAGCCTGAGAGCGTATAAGCGTATAAAGGATCAGGATATGAGCTTAGAACAGCAACCCCAACAGCCAGCCGGACATGCCCAGTTTTGCCGACGAACACGGCGGGAATTCCTGTGGGAAGCGGGAGGCGGATTTGGTTCCGTCGCTTTAACCGGGATGTTGTCCGCGGATGGGTTTCTGAATTCACAGGCGGTCGCCGCTGACGGTGTAAGTCAGTTCCGCAACCCGCTGGCACCCAAAGATCCCCACTTCAAACCCAAGGCTAAGAGTGTGATCTTCCTGTTCATGTACGGTGGCCCGAGTCATGTCGATACGTTCGATCATAAGCCTAAGTTGTACGGTCTGGAT
This window harbors:
- a CDS encoding PSD1 and planctomycete cytochrome C domain-containing protein gives rise to the protein MPESSRLRNRPCSIKLLLWGILLSFTLGFTAEVDAETKTPAKSPSQPPVDFTQEIQPLLAKHCYSCHGPDVQEGGLRLDQSDEAFKKLESEATAIVPRHPEQSELIARISPRDDGLQMPPEGEQLKPAQVELLKNWISQGAEWKKHWAFEPPRKQAPPATQNQEWVQNPIDAFILRKLEQRGLSPAPPADRVALIRRAYFDLTGLPPTPEEVDQFVNNPAPDAYEKLIDHLLASPHYGERWARHWLDLVRYADTNSYERDGNKPNAWRFRDYVIRSLNEDKPYDQFIKEQLAGDELDQVTNDSIIATGYYRLGLWDDEPADPLLSYYNELDDIVTTTSQVFLGLTLNCARCHEHKIDPIPHEDYYRFMAFFHGLNSYGIRSDQLSFNQTDITGTKLVTRYAELDEKQGELKQKMRAIEETGIKKMSGVDQRRSETRERKKLLEEKLAQFLEPAQMQDYQKMQVEMQKLNAERKKLPPRKMALSVRRSLKEPRETFVLLRGNPHVKGDPVQPGFPEIFGGEQATIPQPSAEQKTSGRRRVLAEWIADQDNLLTSRVIVNRIWQHHFGRGIVQSPNNFGQLGVPPTHPELLDWLSLKFNDEGQRFKALHKLIMLSNTYQMSSQFSEEAAAVDPANDLFWRFNMRRLSAEEVRDSILAVNGRLNSKMYGPGFYPQISKEVMQGQSKPGQGWGDSSEEERARRSVYIFVKRSLLTPLLFNFDFADTDSSCAVRFVTTQPAQALGMINGAFVNSQAEHLTERLLKDAGPEYPAFVARAIRLAYGRQPQPGEVDRGVQLIQSLIDKHQLSERQARDYFCLTILNRNEFVYLD